DNA sequence from the Polyodon spathula isolate WHYD16114869_AA chromosome 19, ASM1765450v1, whole genome shotgun sequence genome:
TATGACACTTAGCCTTTACTGCTATTTGTTGTGCCGAGttccaattgtatttatttatgctgaAGTATAAGGGAATTTATGAAGTaataataagcacattgtttgATGTAAGTTAACAGTGGTAGAATAACATACCCAGAAACATGAGTACAAGGTAGATCTGCAAGATCAATGCAAAGCTGATCGACATCCTGAGAGGCCATGGCAGGGTGATACTGAACAGTCTCGTTCTATTAAAGATCGCTAAAGACTGTACAACTGCAACAGCTGTGGAACAAAAGGGTGTGATCATAACGAACAGAACATTAACTTAAAAATATGACAATCACAATGAACTAAATACTAGTAATACTAAAGAATCAGTTCTgttctgaatattatttttaaagatttattcATCTGGTTAATTGATGGTTAATCGCTATGAACCCCCCCTCCTTCATACCAGCACTGGAACATGTTCAGATAAGCACAGTGTAAATCTAACCTTCCGCCACCACTCCGAGAGGGTACAGCGGTATCCAGATGGTGTAGCGCAGCCAGGTCAGGGTCTTCCACTCTGTGTCGATGCAGCACAGCATGTAGAAGGGATACCTGGCAAAGCACAAGAGTCCCTTTCATTTCTCAAGCACTGCATCGAACCACACACAAACGCAGTGTAAAGATTCACTAAATGCTGGTTACCAAGCACTAGTCTCGATACTAACCTGAAAATTTCAATCATGCTCCACagataaaaaacaaagaacaccACAGCTTTGTTCTGCATCTCTTCCAGACTCCCAAAGATGACAAAAAGTATTACATTCCTCCCAACAACCTGCAACAAAGCAAATCAATGTATGAAACCAAGAACAGACGTCACAGTGCAGATTGCTATTGCACACTCAGGacaggacaggctactttgtcattttttggagCTTTTTTTAACAGGCATctatccatctttttttttttgttcactttctctttaactatactgttaaccgcaaaagttaagtctaaatttACGGTATTAAATTACAGAAATACAGCTTGCGTTGTAATTTCTTTCAAAGAATAATGAATTTGGCATGGATTAAataagctttgtgaatatagcCTATTATAACTTTAATAAagaatgcaacacacacacacacacacacacacacacacacacacacaatacctgtATCATTGCAGGGATCACACCTGTCTTGACCAGCCCTATGGCAGGATTGACAACTTCAGCAACAGCCAGAATCTGACAGAAATACATCATGTCTGCAATCGAGTGGAACGTGTCGTAGAAGGAATCTGCAACAAGGGAAACGGCTGGCTGCACTTAGCAGTTtatttcaagggggggggggtattctcTTCACAAAACACATTCACTATAATCTTGTGTTATAACGCAACATGTCAAAGATCAGAATGATCTTTACTGAACGGTACGCAGGTTTGTATCCTTAGAAAAAAGCACTTTGGAATGAAGGTTCTTTTGTTAATGTATCTGGTCAAAACAAATGATTTATAGATGGCAGAAATGATGGAAAATTAGGGAGTCCACTGTGAGCAGTTTAGCGGTGGCTGAGAGAGGGGTCTCTCTAGCTGGACTTGCCTTGGCCCAGGATGAAGAGCCGCACTGTCATGTTCACAAAGATCCAGGAGAAGCCCAGGAACTGCACCAGATTGTACATGAACAGGTATCCTCTCTTCAGGTTGTGGAAATCTGAAACAGGGAAATAACTCACTTTGAGGGGAACcttttaatacaatgaaaactgCACTTTAAAGTGCATAGGaatttgaatgtaaaaatataattcagATCAATCTGCTGCTTACTATCACGTGGAACCCTTGAATCCATGCTGATTTTGGTAATCTggtcttgctgtaaaaaaaaaataaaaacattgaagcATTACTGAACATACAGGTAGTAGACTTCTTTTAgaatgaattataaaaataaatataaaactttgCCAAATTtagttttcaaacaaaacaagaaacaggaTAGGATTAagttcatttattgtatttactttgtatcgTTAAAATAGTTTCAAACCTTTcagaaatgtaacatttgttttttgtcttg
Encoded proteins:
- the LOC121294953 gene encoding very-long-chain (3R)-3-hydroxyacyl-CoA dehydratase-like; its protein translation is MQTLTPRVYWAQRHKEIYLRVELSDVQDLDVSIKEHVLHFTAQGHGAKGSNEYKFSLEFLEPVKHEPVFKVTQREVNITVQKVESQWWERLTWQMKKPVFLAPDFDRWLDESDAELELKEKQDQITKISMDSRVPRDNFHNLKRGYLFMYNLVQFLGFSWIFVNMTVRLFILGQDSFYDTFHSIADMMYFCQILAVAEVVNPAIGLVKTGVIPAMIQVVGRNVILFVIFGSLEEMQNKAVVFFVFYLWSMIEIFRYPFYMLCCIDTEWKTLTWLRYTIWIPLYPLGVVAEAVAVVQSLAIFNRTRLFSITLPWPLRMSISFALILQIYLVLMFLGLFINFRHLLKQRRKRFRTKKRKTN